One Erpetoichthys calabaricus chromosome 9, fErpCal1.3, whole genome shotgun sequence genomic region harbors:
- the LOC114644865 gene encoding uncharacterized protein LOC114644865 isoform X2 — MSEEQICLKFVDVTEDNELIFEETPCGDDEDYELQPDDFNRCDSGPVCKIIRNGREQILMLDNADLIFQDRTVMESKSETNKFKIQKYRSTDSSPTKHKGIPVTVQVTKDCITYTIACVEDGNNKKVSLKESIPTSIKSDSYDVIFHLKSVSHLVGTYQFESAKWDRWFLACEKQTNPELYKLTVKQIGTDEVDSNKEYSHLTIEDETGNTS, encoded by the exons ATGTCGGAAGAACAGATCTGCCTTAAGTTTGTTGATGTGACAGAAGACAATGAGTTAATCTTTGAAG aaaCACCTTGTGGTGATGACGAAGATTATG AACTGCAACCAGATGACTTCAATAGGTGTGACTCGGGTCCAGTTtgcaaaataattagaaatggAAGAGAACAAATTCTGATGCTTGATAATGCAGATCTAATTTTCCAGGACAGGACTGTTATGGAATCTAAATCGG AAACAAACAAATTCAAGATTCAGAAGTACCGATCCACGGATAGCtctcccacaaaacacaaaggcatACCAGTGACAGTTCAGGTGACCAAAGACTGCATCACATACACCATTGCCTGTGTTGAAGATGGTAACAATAAAAAAGTCTCGTTGAAG GAGAGCATCCCCACCAGCATCAAGAGTGATTCCTATGATGTTATCTTCCATCTAAAATCAGTTTCTCACTTGGTCGGCACTTACCAGTTTGAATCTGCAAAGTGGGATCGGTGGTTCTTAGCTTGTGAGAAGCAAACCAACCCTGAACTCTACAAGCTGACAGTAAAACAAATAGGGACAGATGAGGTAGACTCAAACAAAGAATACAGCCACTTGACAATAGAAGATGAAACAGGCAACACTTCCTAG
- the LOC114644865 gene encoding uncharacterized protein LOC114644865 isoform X1 produces the protein MSEEQICLKFVDVTEDNELIFEETPCGDDEDYELQPDDFNRCDSGPVCKIIRNGREQILMLDNADLIFQDRTVMESKSETNKFKIQKYRSTDSSPTKHKGIPVTVQVTKDCITYTIACVEDGNNKKVSLKKESIPTSIKSDSYDVIFHLKSVSHLVGTYQFESAKWDRWFLACEKQTNPELYKLTVKQIGTDEVDSNKEYSHLTIEDETGNTS, from the exons ATGTCGGAAGAACAGATCTGCCTTAAGTTTGTTGATGTGACAGAAGACAATGAGTTAATCTTTGAAG aaaCACCTTGTGGTGATGACGAAGATTATG AACTGCAACCAGATGACTTCAATAGGTGTGACTCGGGTCCAGTTtgcaaaataattagaaatggAAGAGAACAAATTCTGATGCTTGATAATGCAGATCTAATTTTCCAGGACAGGACTGTTATGGAATCTAAATCGG AAACAAACAAATTCAAGATTCAGAAGTACCGATCCACGGATAGCtctcccacaaaacacaaaggcatACCAGTGACAGTTCAGGTGACCAAAGACTGCATCACATACACCATTGCCTGTGTTGAAGATGGTAACAATAAAAAAGTCTCGTTGAAG AAGGAGAGCATCCCCACCAGCATCAAGAGTGATTCCTATGATGTTATCTTCCATCTAAAATCAGTTTCTCACTTGGTCGGCACTTACCAGTTTGAATCTGCAAAGTGGGATCGGTGGTTCTTAGCTTGTGAGAAGCAAACCAACCCTGAACTCTACAAGCTGACAGTAAAACAAATAGGGACAGATGAGGTAGACTCAAACAAAGAATACAGCCACTTGACAATAGAAGATGAAACAGGCAACACTTCCTAG